Proteins encoded by one window of Gemmatimonadota bacterium:
- a CDS encoding ABC-F family ATP-binding cassette domain-containing protein — translation MTLISVSNASVEFGATTLFKDITFTVAEGERWGIVGRNGTGKTTLFKLITGELRPTSGAVAKSPTMKISVLDQHRDFEGATTVWEAAAGPFAELLALEKSLADQANRLGELGEACTERDLDRYSRDLERFEREGGYTFAPRVDAVLHGLGFDPVESRTRPLAHLSGGERGRVGLARQLVSTAEVLLLDEPTNHLDLDTTAWLESYLRETDKTILLVSHDRAFLAEVADHMLHFEAGTATAYACGYEEFVRQRAERRLAAQRAFSKQSRVIAEEEDYIRRNIAGQNSKQAKGRRKRLERVGRLSPPPGESGTMALRLQTLERGGDQVVVADHVTVGVDGRTLISDLTSVVNRGDRLGIVGPNGAGKSTFLKTLIGDRAPQAGVLRMGGSITVEYYRQDMAQVPSDKTLYNVISDMRPQWERGLVYGHLGRFGFSGEETARTAATLSGGERARVALAMMMLSRANLLIFDEPTNHLDVESIEAIEDAIEGYEGTVILVSHDRALLRALCTRVWVLHDTHVTDFAGTFAEWEVASEEREHAARVSAEEEEGLRRVREKQKTRRHESDMEKERASKRDMKRSAEEAESRVEELEAQVAELTRTLEDPSLYGTTDGAARAVKLGKDLDRVRRSLDRALEEWTSLVDSSAG, via the coding sequence TTGACTCTCATATCCGTCTCCAACGCGTCGGTAGAATTTGGCGCGACGACATTATTCAAGGACATCACGTTCACCGTCGCCGAGGGCGAGCGGTGGGGCATTGTCGGGCGCAATGGTACGGGAAAGACCACGCTGTTCAAGCTGATCACCGGTGAGCTGCGTCCCACTTCAGGGGCGGTGGCGAAGTCTCCCACGATGAAGATCTCGGTGCTGGATCAGCATCGGGATTTCGAGGGCGCGACCACGGTATGGGAGGCAGCAGCCGGCCCCTTCGCGGAACTGCTGGCACTGGAGAAATCTCTCGCGGATCAGGCGAATCGACTGGGCGAGCTCGGTGAGGCGTGCACGGAGCGTGATCTGGACCGCTATTCGCGCGATCTCGAACGGTTCGAGCGCGAAGGTGGATATACGTTCGCGCCGCGCGTCGACGCCGTGCTGCACGGGCTTGGGTTCGATCCCGTGGAGTCGCGCACGCGGCCGCTCGCTCACCTGAGCGGCGGAGAGCGCGGCCGAGTTGGACTTGCGAGACAGCTGGTGAGCACGGCAGAAGTCCTTCTTCTGGACGAGCCCACCAACCATCTCGATCTGGATACGACCGCATGGCTGGAGTCGTACCTGCGTGAGACCGACAAGACGATCCTGCTCGTAAGCCACGACCGCGCGTTTCTCGCGGAGGTGGCGGATCATATGCTTCACTTCGAGGCGGGCACAGCCACGGCCTACGCTTGCGGTTACGAGGAATTCGTTCGCCAGCGTGCGGAGCGCCGGTTAGCGGCGCAACGCGCCTTCTCGAAGCAGTCGCGTGTGATTGCCGAGGAGGAGGATTACATCCGGCGTAACATCGCTGGCCAGAATTCCAAGCAGGCGAAGGGGCGCCGCAAGCGCCTGGAGCGGGTGGGCCGGTTGAGCCCGCCGCCGGGCGAGAGCGGTACGATGGCGCTGCGGCTCCAGACGCTCGAGCGCGGCGGCGATCAGGTGGTCGTCGCGGACCACGTCACCGTGGGAGTCGATGGTCGGACGCTGATCAGCGACCTGACATCGGTCGTCAATCGCGGAGACCGGCTGGGGATCGTTGGTCCAAACGGCGCCGGGAAATCGACCTTTCTGAAGACGCTGATCGGAGACAGGGCGCCGCAGGCAGGGGTACTCAGGATGGGCGGCTCCATCACAGTGGAGTACTACAGGCAGGACATGGCGCAGGTGCCGAGTGACAAGACGCTGTACAACGTCATCAGCGACATGCGTCCACAGTGGGAGCGTGGACTGGTCTACGGTCACCTGGGCCGCTTCGGCTTCTCGGGTGAGGAGACTGCCCGAACCGCGGCGACGCTGTCAGGCGGAGAGCGGGCGCGTGTCGCTCTCGCGATGATGATGCTGTCGCGAGCGAACCTGCTGATCTTCGACGAGCCGACCAATCACCTCGACGTCGAATCGATCGAGGCGATCGAGGATGCGATCGAGGGTTACGAGGGGACGGTAATCCTCGTGAGCCATGACCGCGCGCTGCTGAGGGCTCTGTGCACGCGCGTCTGGGTCCTGCACGACACGCATGTCACCGACTTCGCCGGCACCTTTGCCGAATGGGAAGTAGCGAGCGAGGAGCGCGAGCATGCAGCCCGGGTCAGCGCAGAGGAGGAAGAGGGTCTTCGCCGGGTACGCGAGAAGCAGAAAACCCGGCGACACGAGTCCGACATGGAGAAGGAACGCGCGTCGAAGCGGGACATGAAACGGAGCGCAGAAGAGGCCGAATCCCGGGTCGAGGAGCTCGAAGCGCAGGTAGCTGAACTGACTCGAACCCTCGAGGATCCCTCGCTATACGGGACGACCGACGGGGCTGCGCGCGCGGTGAAGTTGGGCAAGGATCTCGATCGTGTGCGGCGCAGTCTGGACCGGGCTCTCGAGGAATGGACGAGTCTGGTGGACAGCTCGGCAGGCTGA
- a CDS encoding ArsC/Spx/MgsR family protein produces MEVQIFGTKKSADTRKAQRFFTERRVKIHFVDLNERAASLGELRRFAQKFGVGSLIDKKSPRYLDLGLQHARMGDDSWLAKLAEEPLLLMQPMVRFGQKVTIGLAETEWKSWVASAG; encoded by the coding sequence ATGGAAGTGCAAATCTTCGGCACGAAGAAGAGTGCCGACACGCGAAAGGCGCAGCGGTTCTTTACCGAACGACGAGTGAAGATTCACTTCGTGGACCTGAACGAGCGCGCAGCCTCGCTGGGAGAGTTGAGGCGATTCGCTCAGAAGTTCGGAGTCGGATCTCTCATCGACAAAAAATCGCCGCGTTATCTCGATCTCGGATTGCAGCATGCGCGCATGGGCGACGACAGTTGGCTCGCGAAGCTCGCGGAGGAGCCGCTCCTGCTGATGCAGCCGATGGTGCGTTTCGGCCAGAAGGTCACCATAGGCCTCGCCGAGACGGAGTGGAAGTCATGGGTTGCATCTGCCGGGTGA
- a CDS encoding dienelactone hydrolase family protein, with translation MHASANAADDTTLPPDAEHSLARLDASPRHGQWVMLKTSTGDSLHAWIVYPERATKAPVVVVIHEIFGMSTWIRAVTDQLAKEGYIAIAPDLIPGGKIPAGADTLTNQEGVAAVSKLNPANVQAGITAAANYAMGLPSALHKYGVVGFCWGGTASFAHAVVSPSLGASVVYYGTSPSAADLMSVRAPVLGLYGGSDARVVATMPPADSAMKAMHKTYEPHIFEGAGHGFLRAQMGNNGANMTATQKAWPATIAWFRKYLGS, from the coding sequence ATGCACGCATCGGCAAACGCGGCTGACGATACCACGCTTCCGCCGGACGCAGAGCATTCACTTGCGCGCCTCGACGCATCGCCGCGACACGGTCAGTGGGTAATGCTCAAGACGTCGACGGGCGATTCGCTCCACGCCTGGATTGTCTATCCGGAACGTGCAACCAAGGCGCCCGTTGTCGTCGTCATCCACGAGATATTCGGCATGAGCACATGGATTCGCGCAGTCACGGATCAGCTCGCCAAGGAAGGCTACATCGCGATCGCCCCGGATCTCATACCCGGTGGAAAGATTCCCGCAGGCGCCGATACACTCACGAATCAGGAAGGCGTGGCCGCTGTCTCCAAACTCAACCCGGCCAACGTGCAGGCCGGTATTACCGCCGCGGCGAACTACGCGATGGGACTTCCATCGGCACTGCACAAATACGGAGTCGTGGGCTTCTGCTGGGGCGGCACCGCTTCATTCGCACACGCCGTCGTCTCACCATCCCTCGGCGCATCCGTCGTGTACTACGGAACCTCGCCGAGCGCAGCGGATCTGATGTCTGTCAGGGCGCCCGTGCTCGGGTTGTACGGCGGCAGTGATGCGCGGGTTGTTGCAACGATGCCCCCCGCCGACTCGGCGATGAAGGCGATGCACAAGACTTACGAGCCGCACATCTTCGAAGGCGCGGGCCATGGCTTCCTCAGAGCGCAGATGGGCAACAATGGCGCGAACATGACCGCAACACAGAAGGCATGGCCCGCAACAATCGCGTGGTTCCGAAAGTATCTTGGTTCATGA
- a CDS encoding hydrolase — translation MSDVSIRYRSAWWVPGTHAQTLWGKLVRRQQLVPTRLERWETPDDDFLEIHRLDAPATPGNDRAHIPHVLLLHGLEGSIHSHYAQALLAEMQRRGWSADLLIWRSCGSEPNRARRFYHSGETGDLAFVLRRIALNRPNAPLAVAGVSLGGNILLKYLGQEREKANAPLVAAATVSVPFDLGRGSDCINRGFSRLYQKYFLDSLKQKAIEKQSRYPDLPTADRINAITTLRGFDDAVTAPVHGFDDAIDYYTRSSSIQYLHAVTVDTLLLNAVDDPFLPPDVLVEVSRIAEQNPHLILDFPRGGGHAGFVGGWNPFRPVYYLERRVGDFFAEKFALAARSQVNP, via the coding sequence ATGAGTGACGTTTCCATTCGTTATAGATCCGCCTGGTGGGTGCCTGGTACGCACGCGCAGACGCTGTGGGGTAAGCTCGTCCGCCGCCAACAGTTGGTACCGACGCGCTTGGAGCGATGGGAAACGCCGGATGACGACTTCCTCGAAATCCATCGACTCGATGCACCAGCAACGCCGGGTAATGATCGCGCCCACATACCGCACGTGCTGCTTCTGCACGGACTCGAAGGCTCCATCCACTCCCATTACGCACAGGCGTTGCTCGCCGAGATGCAGCGCCGCGGATGGAGCGCCGATCTGCTGATATGGCGTTCGTGCGGAAGCGAGCCCAATCGTGCGCGCCGTTTCTACCACTCCGGCGAGACAGGCGACCTTGCATTCGTGCTTCGCCGAATTGCGCTCAATCGCCCAAACGCGCCACTCGCCGTCGCTGGCGTGTCGCTCGGCGGAAATATTCTGCTCAAGTACCTCGGCCAAGAACGAGAGAAAGCGAACGCGCCGTTGGTTGCCGCAGCTACCGTATCAGTCCCGTTCGATCTCGGACGCGGCTCCGATTGCATCAACCGCGGCTTCTCACGTCTGTATCAGAAGTATTTTCTCGACTCGCTCAAGCAGAAGGCGATCGAAAAACAATCACGATACCCGGACCTGCCAACGGCCGATCGCATAAATGCCATCACCACCCTGCGTGGCTTCGACGACGCCGTTACCGCACCCGTCCACGGCTTCGATGACGCGATAGATTATTACACGCGCTCGAGCTCCATTCAGTATCTGCACGCAGTCACAGTGGACACGCTCCTTCTCAATGCCGTGGATGATCCGTTCCTGCCACCCGATGTTCTTGTGGAAGTCTCTCGTATAGCGGAGCAGAATCCCCACTTGATACTGGACTTTCCGAGGGGAGGCGGTCATGCTGGATTCGTCGGAGGCTGGAATCCATTCCGTCCCGTGTACTATCTCGAGCGACGGGTCGGTGACTTCTTCGCCGAAAAGTTCGCGTTGGCTGCACGAAGTCAGGTCAACCCTTAA